Within Mytilus edulis chromosome 10, xbMytEdul2.2, whole genome shotgun sequence, the genomic segment aaaaggcttaacttatgagatggatacacatagaaatatatctaacaaaaacGTAGAGTGGACGTTGCCGGATAGTTGTATATCCAAGCAACAAAACGACGCTAAGTACTGATCTGGGAGTACTCGCAGTTGCTGACGGTTAGTTTAATGCCAgttatagaaaaaaatcattcatcaaagactaaattatcaataagtacacatccaacatccaatagattttgtgtaaagacgtcataaatagTCGGAGAAAACCATGACCTTGAATATTTATATTACAACGTTTGGCTTTATtatattgttgattatttttatttctctaGTTCTTAATTTACCGTAATTGTCTCTAGTGGATACATATCGTATCACAAGCGATGCAGTGGTAAAATCTAAATGAATCAATAACAGAAAATACACGTATAATATAAGTGACATATCAATTTAAACATCCAACACTTTCGAAAAAATATAATCTGCTGTTTCCTATAATTTAAGAGTGATCAAGTGAACACGTGTGCAAGATTCACCTAGGTTTTAAAAAGTACATTGTTATAAGAGTACATATTCAAGGACTGGTCACATACGATTTACAAATATTAAGATAAATACCAAAAACGATACTAAGAAACTTATCTAAGAAGTCTGATTTAagacatatttatttacaatatacgTTTTCAACTTTTAGTTAAACGAAACTAATACTATGACAATACCgcataataatgataaaaatatgaccAAAAGGCTGCAAATTAATGTGCACAATCAATGTAGTTATAATTGTTTAATATATCTATGTtgaataattgatttttgttcaaCGACAAATATTTCATCGAAAAGCTAATTCAGAACGTGAAGAAATCAACAACGTTTAATTTAAGGTGAAGTAGAGCAAACCATTTTGTATGATATGCATTTATCTTGTGTAAAGCATAGCAAATGTTTAAATAACGAGAAACGTAGGATCAATACTAACTGACGTAAAggttatgtgatgcacatgtagcatttttgaaattatgatatatttttcatcattGGTTCCAGAAGTAGGATAAGAGGTATACGTCGTTGCAGTAGCACCCTCAAGGAAATGGACGATTAAAAAGACAAGATCACAGCAAAGAAACTCATAATAATCATTGACAGGACTCATCATTAACGCTCGAATCAAAGAAGTTAAAAAGCCCAAAATAAAATACGAAGATGCTTATGCACAAGTATTCATGTCCTGTTTTTCCCCCCGAAACTATAATTATTATTGGAAATCTTTCAAACTTCAAATATAAATGAACCCGCAAGGTTATGAGGAAATTTAAAGTATCTATTTTATCTGTTCAGTTTTCTGTGATATAATTTATTTCCTAATACGGACTTTTCATCTGACAGATTTTCTATGTcttcattttacaaaaataagggTGCAAATTCCAGAgacaaaatttacttatacagTTAATGTCTCTTCTGCGATGCTAGAGTCGGCAAACCATGTACTAATACAAAGGTTGAAGAACTGATCAAGTGAAAAGGGACCTCAGTGAAGTATACTAGCATAATCCAGACAGTAAGGGATACATATATACTATATTCATAAAGTCAAAATAGATTTGTAAAATTGCATTACAGCAAATTTCGATCAAACAATTTCCATGTTGATATTGTTACCGAAGTACTGTTTACTTAaaactggtgataccctcggagaacaACGGTCCCAAGCAGCGGTATCGACAGACTAGGAGTAAaaacattaacagtaccaattttacCACAACAAATGCTCATTTCGACAATTAAGTTCTTTTTATTGACGGTACAAACAAAGCACAATGTAGTTTTAAGGCACTGGAACTATTTGTATGAGAAATGTTATTAAGGTAAATGACGATAATTTTGATATCGTACTTTAATTTCTTATCTACACAAATATATACATACtcaacaaataaaacacaaaaggGATAATATATCTGTTAAACAACACAAGGAATGATTATTTGCGcacattttaattaatatttgtaaagTTCCACAGTTGATGATATTCTAATTGAATTcttgttatattatatatatctttattctgtcAAACCTTTGCAATTACAATAGTATACAGGCAGTACATGACATCAATAATACAGACATAAATACATGAATACACAGAGCAAAATATGTACACTATTTACAATTATACTGATAGTATTTAGCCAGGGAATTTATAAATCTAATGCAAGCACGCAGCTTTctcaatttagattttttatttaaattcataattttcttaaacattattatatttggacgattaacatatttttaatcaatacatttgtttctttttactgACATCTCTGTGCACATCATTATATAATGATACTCATCTCCAAGATCTTTAGAGTTACATAATTTACAATTTCGTCTATCTCTCTGAATATTTGTCCATCTCCCTATCTAAATGGGTAATTTATGGTTGATGGTTCTAAATTTGCATAAAGTATAAATATCACGaaattctaaaatatcaaaatagttctcAAAGCCAAAAGTATCCTTAAAAAAGAGATTTTTGGGTTGCCTTCCATTactaaaaattacaattttagttttttctacattaactttcattttcCAGACATCACAGTATGAGTGGAATTTAGCTAGCAACAATTGAAGATTTTTGGCCGATTCCGCCATTAGCAAAGTATCATCTGCATAGAGAATTGCAAACAGTTAAACATAAATTATATCTAAGTTTTCTTCGAGTGCATCTTCAATAGTGTTCAAACCAGTTAAGTTCTCGTtgataaagaaaattaacaaaccatttaaaaaaagttagaacagaaaaggaataaaattgagaatggaaatggggaatgtgtcaaacaacaacaacccgaccaaataaaaaacaacagcagagggtcaccaacaggtcttcaatgaagcgagaaattaccgcacccggaggcgtccttcagctggcccataaataCGTTTTCCCCTTGACGTAGGCCAATATTACATGAAAAATAATCTGATATATTGCCATTATAAGATAAACATGACTTAATATTATCATACATCTTATGAATTATGTTATACATATGACcattaatgttattcaataacaTCTTATACCATAAAGCGTCTCTTCTGACTGTGTCAAACGCTTTTTCAAAATCCACAAATgcacaaaacattttttcttttttaatttcaaaatttcaaagaaagcGTGCAGTTTAAATATGCAATCGACTGTTGAATATCCACTTCTAAATCCAAACtgattttcatttattaataaaaattcaTCGGCAAAAATTGATTATCTATGACATAAAAtccagtgtatataaagtgcgaatccagctagttcatttttactgttatatgcggatatgtctattgtagaataaaggatcatgggaaaactgtatttgtttacgttttgaaaatatcaagttaagtGATTTGAAggtaagttttaacatattttcattgtgatatgtctttataatatacaaacatagcattaaagttcaaataagtgttataaaagcatcataatatagcatatcgattattgaaagcgatccattttaactatagatgcgatgaattatcactgttagtgcagtcattattaatgtagaatttccaaagatgcgaggaatttttattgtagaattatgtgataaatgcacttgcaacaaatgaaaaaacttaaaTGATGAGtttaggatttatgatacatgtattttcaaattgaaatacaaactcctcattcattcttcatcaaatatatagcttttcaaacttgtaacaaaagcgattctcaaaatgtcatattgtattcttcagatTACGTTTCTCCTTAATTGATTTTAACCAAAATTTAgaagatatttttatatttttttgcagtTTAAAGATTGATATGGCGGAGTTTAGGTGCAGTCTGTGTAAAATTGAGACGTTATCTACCATGCAATACATACGCATGCGAACACAGAAATATGCATCTTGaaacgtcaaaatacggtcttcaacatggagtcttggctaacatcgaacagcaagttataaagggctccagtgtaaaacctttcaaacgggaaaacaaaggttcaatctatatcaagatgtacgtaattagtggtgaagtgtcatggaaatggataaaaaaaataaggataaagatccctatacgctttataagaaactaaatggaatacatttgaaataaatgttatttctattgaatttattagagtgttttaaaaccaaactttcctccgtaagttaaattttatcaaatctttctcttactttatctattgtttgagcaagtcggctaaattaaggctttacagctaatttcctaatgcatgtaaagcaaaactttggttggaatgcttgctttgtttgtataattgtttatacaaactttgtaaataagattgacatttttaaacaaaacgaataggcatagtttaacctgtatttttaatatttgaattaaattgggtgttatcataatgattatccaatgaaaaaagcaagcaagtcaactaaagtcttgctctacatgcttaaagaaatgagctgtaatagataaattttaaaataaaaaaattatacagtgaaaatgcaccgcatatacaataataatgattcgctccacagtgaaaatgaaagcatagtatcattattcgacagtaaacatgactagcattacgaaatcatcatagtggaatttagttaaatatgaagaaactgaatgacaaaacatattctacgttatacaactttaataattgtattaaaatgaatattttttactgcaacaacatcttacctgttagttataaagcacctgcacgatctgttcgtgaaatgtcctaaatattcacctattttggtatatatttcacagctggatggctttaggcgcgataaaaccccgctcgcatctcttactttgttttattagtattatatatttctgaacataaacattttaactaattttcttcattttcttcaaaaattaaaaaaagttcgtctgtttatttatcattctacattagacatttattgcatatacagtaaaaatgataatttaggatccgcactttacatacactgaaaTCGAAGTGAATAATTTCCCAACACAACTGACAATTGTGATAGGTCTATAGTTTTTTTGGATCAAATTTGTTTCCCTTATTCTTATAAAATGGCTTGATCGTGCCAATTACCCAAGATTCTGGTATAATCCCAGTTCTAAAAACCAAGTTAAACAATTCAACAtatacatcaattaaaaaatcacAAGAAgatttaatatattcatttttaatcataTCGTCGCCACATGCTTTGTTACTTTTTAGTTTCTTAATACACTTCATAATCTCGTCCTTTGCAACTGGACTATTAAGTGTatcatttaaatcatttaaagcatCTTGGTCTACATTTGGTAACTCAATAGGGTCGGGGGTGCCTGAATTTAAATCTCTGaaaaaaattaagcaaattaTCAAAATTGATGTCCGGTTGTTTTTCCGCTTATCTAAAATATTCCAATACTCTTTTGAATTTTGAGATCTGAGGTTTTTTGATTTTTTAGCCATATAACATCTATGACTTTTAATGGCTTTGTccataacatttttatatttcctcTCAGAATCTTTAACTTCGTTATATAATGAAAGCGAAGGGGAAAATTTGAGCCTGCGCTTAAGCTTTCTAAAGTTTTGCCACGCAAACTTGCAGTCATAATTAAACCATGGCTTGTCTCCCTTCTTTTTAGGGTCTCGCTTTTTTTAGTTTATCAGTTCGTGTTCCAAACGTTGTCTTAGCAGACTTTAAAACAACTAATCCAATTTCATTTACAAATGCGTTGACATTGTTACCATCAACTTTTTCCAAATTCACATTTAatttctaaacataaaaaaaaaaaaacatgttttagcttTCAGCACTTGGCAGTGAACATGTTGCTGTGCTAGACATGTTTAGCTACTTCGTCAAGTATATGAAGCTAAACGTGTTTTAATTCTAAGCACTTTCAACATTTAGATActttcctaaacatgtttagaATTACAACACATTTAGGCCGAAGACGGCATTCATATCACGTGATACTTTTTGAGCGGGAGGACGAAACAAAGAACCCGAAGTCAAAGGCCATGCTGTTTACTACTGACCATAACTGACCATAACTTGACCATTTTTAACAAGGTAAGGAGTTATGATTATACTGTCTTTTATTTTGAACTGCAAATTGTAAATGATTATTGGCAATTATGAGCATTTTTTACAAGTACACTACCGTATAGGCAATGCAGGAGAAAAAAGGGGGTGGGTACCATCTCACGAAACCTTGAAGTCAGTGCTTGTAGGAGTTTTAAGTGTTCAGACTATCTTGTGTAGTTGTTTAATGTTCAATCATAtaagttttcatttatatttaactAATGTGCTTGGAAAAGGGAGTTTGCGAGAATACTCGGTACTCCTTGGCAGATTATGATGTAACAGGGAGGGGAATCTACAGAGTCTCACTAGAATGAGGTGCATTATTTGCAAAGCCAGTGTCatttcgcgttcattgtttttgTAACTACTTCCGAAATGGAGAATCAACATTTTTCTCCAAAATATAAGAATTATGCTTGTTTATTTCAATAGTTAAAAGAGGTTTTGCTTTTCTTATGAGTTATATCcctgtattgttttattttagattgCAGAGAGCAGAATAAATCACTATATGTCTTGACATGCCACAAGAGGAAATAAGAACAGTGACAAATCTGTTGCAAGAAGGTAAGAATCAgaagtatattttgatttttaaaatgctaatatgtattttaacaaatttaatgaataaagttAAGCATGAAAAGaagtttttatattaaatcaattGATACATCAGTAAATGTATGCTACCACCTTAGTCTAAACGTTGTTATCTGGATCATAAATCCTGCTATTACTTTTTGGTGATGTATTTCgaaaaacttatattttaaaatgtattctaCAAAGttgcttatcattttttttcttctatattcCAAGCCAATGACAAGCAGTTGGGATCTAAGAACTGAAGATAAACCGGCCagaagtattattattattacatttcaaaaacttctAGAACATGGCATTTACTATTCTACGAAGAATAACAATCGTCAAAGGACGTGAATTGAAGTAAAGACACACTCTTTAGGATTGAAAAATTATTGGTCACATTGAATTTGAAATGGAAATTCCATGTTGTTAGTTTGATGTATTGGCTCCTTTTTTGTGATGGTATGAGAacctgttttattaaaaaaagagggacggaagataccaaagggatagtcaaactcataaatctaaaacaaactgacaacgccatggctaaaaatgaaaaagacaaacagaaaaacaatagtacacatgacacaacatagaaaacttaagaataaacaacacgaacccctccaaaaactaggggtgatctaaaAGCTACCATGTATTTAAAAACGTTTGACAGTCTAGCCTTCCGAACCTATATggtctaaacatgtttacattcaaaACACTTCACAGCTAAACGTGTTTCCAGACAAAACACTTCACAGCTAAACATGTTTCCAGATAAAACACTTCACagttaaacatgtttacagtCTAAGCACTTTATAGCTTGACACGTTTAGGCTGTTAGCACATCAAATATTAAACGTGTTTAGActtaaaacatgtcaaaaatcggTTTCATAAATGTGTTTAGGAAAGTGTTTAGGCTCTAAACacaatatttagatataaaatgaAGCTtgaacagtaaaaataatatttgccAGATTTTGACATAATAAGTTTACAAAAATGGGAATATTACACGAGcactatttagaaaaaaaaactaatgtataCTCTTGAATCATGACATTTCGGTCAAATTAAAGTGGTTAAAGTTATGCATgcaaattcacttgtataagaaAGAAAATATAAGACACTAGATGCAATAATCTGCTGAGCTGAGCATGTGTATCCATTAACAGAATTATGCATGCACATTTAGGATTCTAATCgtctttttcaatttatttttttatatggacACTAAAACTGTTGTGAATGATTCAGCAGTCAGATTCTTCCACTTTTGAAGATTTCCATACTTTGATATTAGCTCGTAGAATCTCTTCATAACAGTTAGTTTGAGTATCATCAAGGGGTGCAATGCACGACATAGAATTGTAGCGCGCAAGTCTACCATCTTTTACATACAAATCCTCGTCACtttcttcaaaataaaatgtGGCATCGTCCATTGAGTTTGGTGACTCTGAAATAGTAACAGCAGAAGTCCAGTAATATACATTTCATGTCCCCCCATAAATATTGTCATATTCACGCCTAGCATGCAATACCATATAGAAGCAGACAATATTGAGAAAAACAAGGAACAAAAAATGTTATCGTGTATAAAGTTAGATCCCTCTTAAGCAGGTATCTACTACCAAGGAAATCATGATCAGGAAAAACCTCATTATAGATACTGGGGTTAAAATTGTGTACGCAAAACGTGCAATTAgtctacaaacgactcatcaCTGCAGCTCGAATAGAAAaacataaaatgacaaaataaagtgcgaagttgaagagcattgatgacccataaTTCCAAAAGGTTTGACCAAAAACAGCTTAAGAAACTCACACTCTGAAATACTGTATCAAATTTATTTATGCAGGCGCTGCTAAaatattgctacatagaaatacTTATGGAAAGGTTACAATTTTGTATAACTGTTAGTGTGTAACAAAAGTTGTCAAAAAGCCCCCAAAACACACGATCATCACGCAGTTTCAATACAATGTATTACAAAATAGAATGAATCTACAAAAATGTAGATCTACCGAAAACAAAAAATCCGACATAAAATCCGAACCTTCTTAAAAAAAGGGTTAACAAAAAAATCATCCAGAGTTATAATAGTTAACAAAGGTACAAGGATTTAGTAGGCTACAGTAGAATACATGACATATTATCTTTATTCAATTATGTATTGGTGGTTACTTTGAACAATAATTTGAAATAAGTTTATCTGCGAATGAAAAGAAACGAAAAGGTTTAAAGTAATCAGCAAACGATGCAATGCCGTGTATGTTATTCTTTACAATGCAAAACCAAACAAAGTGTCTATGTATATGTTATAAAGTTGAAGCAATAGATTCTATTCTATTGTACTGTATATGTTATAAAGTTGAAGCAATAGATTCTATTCTATTGTACTGTTTTGACTGTACACACAATGTTGATGAATTAGTTTTTGACAATATTGTCTGTTATATTACCTTGTTTTTCAAAGTTTGACGTTGAATCGGTACTGCTCAACCTGCAGAATGATGGTGTACTCTGTAGTCTTCTTATTGGTTTCTCAACTCTGTCTTTGATGTGCTGCAATCGTTGTGACCTTTTTGTACTGATGCGACTTTTACATGACTGCGTTCTTGTCATGGTGTGACCCTTGGTAAGTTTCTGTATTGTATCATTTATGGAGAGTAATTGTTTCATTAACTCAACATCAAGACTTCTCATTTCAATCTGTATTGGACaagttacaataaataaatagataaaaaataattgtaacaaaGTTAAGCAACGATTTTCCCCGGTGCAGCTTATCTGCCGCCACTGTCTGCTTCGTTATAGATTGCACATAGTGTCATTTATTGTGCGTAATACTTTCATTATCTCAACATCAAGACTTCTCATTTTAATCTGTTAAATAAGTAAATTAGTCAACTAAATTCATCCGGTGCAGATTATCTGCTGTCTCTGTCTGCTCGACAGCGTCGTTATAGATTTTACATTACAACTGTTTCCAATCGAGCACCCATGAAGTTGAAACACGTATTTGGCGTTCTCAAATGTAAAAGTTCTTTGAAAGCTACAAATCCTGTACAATCATTGCTGTTTTAGGCGTGTAATAATATACTGTTCGTAATAAACCCATGCAGGAAATTTGAATTTATCATAAAATCAATCAGTGAGTATAGACAACAGTGATGAGAATTATTTTTATCCTAGTATAAATTAAAATTTCTCCATGGACAGTTGTAAGTACAGACGGATATGAGATGGTCATATACTTTACTTCAGCTCctgattttatttatctatatagATAACATCGACACAACTCCTTCATACTGAACAGTATATAAAATGTAAAACCTGCTAGATTGAAGTGCTGAAATCTAGCTGAACATGCATAACTGTCAGAATGCATCCAACTAGGACCAATTTAGCCGGTAAGGGACCATAGTCATGTGATTGATAAGACTGTCTCGCGTGCTGTTAATTCTGGATCATTTGATTACTCTGTCTAATGAGCTTAATTGTTTCAATCGCTACAAATGAAGTCTTTTTATACCCTCGATGTTATCGtcacaatatttttgttttttttattgtaattgatGAAAGTAACACATATTGATGATCTAAATTTACTATTTACCCAGGGTAAAACATACAGTgtttcaaatgtatatacatgcgTATTGCttaatttgtagtttaaaacgtTCTAGACCACACGTTGTATAACAATAGTGAAAAAttgcaaaaacaaacttttttgatTAACAAAGTTCTACGCAAAAATGTACACAAAGCTGTTCTTCGTTCATACTACTTTAAAAGTTCGGAGTCATACAATACTTTATGAAATGCTTTTTTCACTAAAATAGCTATGGcacattttttattttgccaATTTATTCACACCAAAAGGTGAAAGTTGTTTTTTTGCTATTGTCACCTATAATATTTTGACCTAATAAGCTACTGTATACAGTTCTTATTACATATTACTAGTTTTTATATATTGGGAAATAATATTCCCTAAACAAGGAGGAATGACGGgtaaagtttaaaaaacaaatttgagcATAGTTTGAATGatcaacattaaaacattatttaaatcacACTATGTTACTCTTTTAAGTTTCCAGTTTACTTTTTGGCTAGTGTAGTTACAATGCGAATAGTTATTATGCAATGACAATCAATTAAGATTGCATTATCATTGAAAAGTCATGTAAAATCTTTTTAATATACAAGGAAATCAAGAAACCAACACACGATTATCCCTAATTATGACCAGGTGTTGCcaaatgtaaatgtttaaaaCTGCACTGAATAAAGACATGTTGTCAATATTTCACCGGTTAATTTGCCATCAATACCAAATTCCAAAGTGACAATTACAACGAATTAACAAACATGCTTTCCATATCACGGCAAATGATGTAAGGAAAGAGagggaggattttgaaaatgaatagtCTGTTCTGGTAAgaactgaaaataaattaccttgTCATGTACCCAATTAAATGCATACTAAAAAGTTtaacaaaactgaaaataaaatttcgCGTGACAATGTAGTGATCAAATAGGGACCACTCTATCTAGATTAGCTGTATATTATATACTTTAGACATATTATGATATGgtatcaaaagtaaaaaataataaatatatacgtACCAATTCTTTCTTTAGAGTTTCCAGGGCAATATTTATTCGTTCCTCTGCAGAATTTTCCATTTCATAACTTTATTATTACCTGAATCATTTTAAATCAGTAAGTTTTCcgaaaatataaaacattgaaaTACTATGATAACTTcattttcaagtatttttttatttggatcaTTGAATATTAGCCAATTCTCAAATGTATAATGCATTGTCGATTacaaaaatgtcagagaaaaaagAACActcaataaatatttattgataatttcttTGATTTCAAGCTTAATTAACTTAAATAGATTTCT encodes:
- the LOC139490634 gene encoding uncharacterized protein, with product MENSAEERINIALETLKKELIEMRSLDVELMKQLLSINDTIQKLTKGHTMTRTQSCKSRISTKRSQRLQHIKDRVEKPIRRLQSTPSFCRLSSTDSTSNFEKQESPNSMDDATFYFEESDEDLYVKDGRLARYNSMSCIAPLDDTQTNCYEEILRANIKVWKSSKVEESDC